acccccccacctgacGGTGCCCCGCTCTGCGCCCCCCAGGCTGTGAGATCATCCACCCGCCGCGGGACGGGGGGATCCGGTACCGGGGCCTCACCCCGGACCAGGTGCAGACAGTGCACTTCCTGCCCTTCGACTATGAGATCGAGTATGTGTGCCGGCCCGACCGCGAGATCGTGGGGCCCAAGGTGCGCAAGTGTCTGCCCAACGGGACCTGGACTGAGATGGGCCATGCCAGCCGCTGCCGTGAGTCACCCCCGGCCTCCACGCCCACCCTCGGGGGCACCAGCTCCGATCTGACCCCAGGGCGGGGGGATTGGCTGGCtcagagggggtggggaatggggcatggggcctttcccctccagggggcacTGTGTCCAACCCAGGCCCATGGCGGGGAATGACTGGCTGGCttgcgggggcgggggcagggaatggagcatggggcctttcccctctagggggcgctggcttcCATccggccccaggctgggggactggctgcctcaggggggcagggaatggggcacaaggcctttcccctctagggggcgctggctcccatctgGCCTCAGGGTGGGGACTgcctggctcagggggtggggaatggggcctggggtctttcttctctagggggcgctggctccaacCCAAGTTGGGCTCTGGCTCTGACTGTCCCCCTCCCCGGCAGTGCGGACCTGTCCCAAGATACACCTGAGCTTGGAGAATGGGCAGGCGGTGCCGCGCGGCATGGAGCGGGTGCCCGTTGAGGGCACCTGGGTGGAATATCACTGCAACCCCGGCTTCCGCCTGGTGGGTAGCGCCCGCAGCAATTGTACCAAGGTGGGGCGCTGGAGCTTCCCCAAACCTATCTGCGAACGTGAGTCAGGGCACGGGGGGAGGTGAGCAGAGGGGGCCCCTTAGGGGCATGtctggggtgagtggggcagggtctgtggctggggagggggcaaggtCCATCTGTGTGGGTCTCTGGGGTGAGGAGTgtgtggggcagggtctgtggaGTGGGCCAGGGTCTGTGTGGTGGGGTCTCTGGGGTGAGGGGCGTGTGGGGCAGGGTCCGTGGGGTGGGCCAGGGTCTGTGTGTGGGTGTCTCTGGGGTGAGGGGTATGTAGGGCAGGGTCCATTTGGCAGCCCAGAGTCCATGTGTGGGGGGTTGTGAGGAGAGGAGTGTGTGGGGCAGGGTCCATATGTGGGAGTCTCTGGGGAAAGGGATGTGTGGAGCAGGGTccgtggggtggggcagggtctgtgtgtatgggtctgtggggagaggggtgtgtggggcaggcaggccctctcagaggtccagagaggcccaggccactttcagcttttgaggccccctagccataataaaaataaaaaatgacgacacatgaaaacaaaataaggcaccaaaaaaggagtgagacataatttgaatatttttttatttaacaaatgttttctagcctttttctgtgcaaatgcactaattgttgaggaaaaatctagctttcgtgcaatgtcacagttgatattaaacatggcgagcccattcaaaTACTCTTGTCCCCTAGTTGAatggtgatagttctttacctgcttcaacatgTTGAAGGTGCattcacctgaagccactgatgcaggtaaactgacaaaaatacgcaatgcaattgtgatattaggaaacaccccagaACATCcaaagaggggagggatagctccatggtttgagcattggcctactaaacccagggttatgagtttcatctttgaggaggccatttagggatctagggcaaaaatctgtctggggattggtcctgctttgagcagggggctggactagatgacctcctgaggtctcttccaaccctgagattctatgatttcttgaagcaattcctttggcttgcaaaCCAATTTGAAGTTCATGGAATATATTTGTTTGAGAAAGATGACCTCATCACTaagatcttttgagatttctttgttgtactgttgctgaaattgttcagctgcagaaagtagatcttcattactcagtctgttgaactgccaaagaaaccccaaaagggTACAAATTAGTCACAATGACTCAAATCGACATGTAAGACCTGATTGAATAGAGTCAatgatgacaaggaagacattgaccctataatgctgctcGGCATCGGATTCAGTAGGTAAATTGCAATTGGTGAACTCAGATGAATTGtcaatattctgtgctactaatCTGGATTCAGTCAGGATCACATCCCATTGTTCATGAATCTGTTTaatgtcattgataagactttcaatgttatccttctcaacatcaagtgtagcattgtgtgcttcaattaccagatgagtttggtggatcattgtaagtagcttcatccacaaagatgacatcagaatgcattcaaatttggacatgtgcttctgaatagactgaagttcagttcgagcctgtgcagtgagattgagagattcaagctcatttaaagcctttctcactgaattcaaatgctgcgCAACCGGTTGAACACCATCAATCCAtgcagaccatctagttttggacatcccatgcagtgaaacaggaagatattgcttcagcatttcccacctttgtggactgctactgaagagattgtacatttgctgaacagttccaaagtaagtCATTGCCTCCTTGTATGATTCAGCACAGTCAACACTTACAAGGTTTAGCGTGtggtttccacagctggagaaaatacagtctgaattatgctcaagcagaactacttgtacacctttgtacttcccagccatattagatccattgtcataggcttcaccaatgcagacttgaaaatctaacttaaaaccttctagaattgctagtactcaagcagcaatttctttttcagtttttctcatgaaattatcaaacaaaataaacctttcttcaattgaaaattttcagctgTCTACAATCTTAACATACCGAATAACTATAGtagtctgttccttgtgagaacaatctggagtgacatcaacaatgattgaaaatacttggcattttgaatctcatcaagaattgttgtttgtacAAATGACCCACATAGCTCAATAAACGTATTTTGTATGCGTGTGGAGAGATAATGGACTTGCACGCGCTTTTCACTCTCTTGCAATTCTCAAACACGTTTAacatcattaatgatctggaggatggcgtggactgcactctcagcaagtttgcagatgacactaaactgggaggagtggtagataccctggagggtagggataggatacagagggacctagacaaattagaggattgggccaaaagaaacctgatgaggttcaacaaggacaagtgcagagtcctgcacttaggacggaagaatcccgtgcactgttacagactagggaccgaatggctaggcagcagttctgcagaaaaggacctaggggttacagtggacgagaagctgtatatgagtcaacagtgtgcccttgttaccaagaaggctaatggcattttgggcagtataaataggggcattgccagtagatcgagggacgtgatcgttcccctctatttggcattggtgaggcctcatcttgaggccaactgtgtccagttttgggccccacactacaagaaggatgtggaaaaatgggaaagagtccagcggagggcaaaaaaatgattagggggctggagcacatgacttataaggagaggctgagggaactgggattatttagtctgcagaagagacgaatgagtggggatttgatagctgctttcaactacctgaaagggggttccaaagaggatggatctagactgttctcagtgatagcagatgagagaacaaggagtaatggtctcaagttgcagtgggggaggtttaggttggatattaggaaaaactttttcactaggagggtagtgaagcactggaatcggttacttagggaggtggtggaatctccttccttagaggttttcaaggtcaggcttgacaaagccctggctgggatgatttagttgggaattggtcctgctttgagcagggggttggactagatgacctcctgaggtcccttccaaccctgatattctatgattctaacatgctctgataaaagtggGTTATATTTGCTGCggagctcaactatgcctagaaagtttccatttgcacGATCACCAATAcgttgactggaaccaaagaaagccaatacccgctcagaaagaaaaaggatgataTTCAGGATGTGCTCAAGcagttttttccagttattagtttctGTAGGGAGTTCAATCAAGAGTAAATTTtcaactgaactttcagctgatgctgccctactggctgatttccatgcaacatAGTTTTCGTTGTGTGACATTGAACTCTCATGTGATGGTATTCggtctttcaacttcctccaacctctgttgATGCTCCATTCTGATTGACTAGAGAGAACTGATGTATTTGTAGcttttttgttcaaaatgaacCAGGGTGCACAGTACAGAGATTGTTTTTCCGTACTCCAGCATAACCAGTCTCTTGTGCAGGTCTCACCTTTGGAAGAGTTTTTGAGTGTCAGCAGATGAGTAGGGAAAGCAAGATTATCAGCATCTCGtggaatgttacttggaatttcaaaacaactaatttgaagaaaagactgcatttgggcagcattgctcttgTCAATAATTCCAATGTCAGTCACGGTCAAACCTGTAGTAATCATGAATTGCTCTTGCTGTGTAAGATCTACATCTTCCTGTTGCGGTTGAGTTTCTTGATCGTACACAGGATCTTCTGCTGTATCTGTTACTGTTGGCACATCTCCTTCTTGactactgtcctcatgttcaggtattggcattgaaatatcacctgttgcagttgcggagttttcattatctgtagcattgtttgttgggtaaggtgtgttttccagtggtttgagaaatgaagttattggctttgagctcttagctgctgcttcaCTCAGTTGTTTTCTCCGTCTCTTGCTTGCACCATTTTCAAATGTCCTTTTCATAGTGATCTATCTGGTCAATATGTAGCCtatccacacttgaaatattctgctgtaaataagtagcttatctacacttgaaatcttccactgtaaacatgtacacaaatgctgaaaagac
The window above is part of the Chrysemys picta bellii isolate R12L10 chromosome 12, ASM1138683v2, whole genome shotgun sequence genome. Proteins encoded here:
- the LOC122172408 gene encoding gamma-aminobutyric acid type B receptor subunit 1-like isoform X1, coding for MLLLLLSVVLIPAPGSGALGLNSTTGCEIIHPPRDGGIRYRGLTPDQVQTVHFLPFDYEIEYVCRPDREIVGPKVRKCLPNGTWTEMGHASRCLRTCPKIHLSLENGQAVPRGMERVPVEGTWVEYHCNPGFRLVGSARSNCTKVGRWSFPKPICELRRLISTGEWLSAGPLPPSSHPPGASAELCPFSAVPFGPMGSSSAAHARRPGDLSLARVTPGHLPSLVPPASHRTRGWVPHLPAPQRDW
- the LOC122172408 gene encoding gamma-aminobutyric acid type B receptor subunit 1-like isoform X2 produces the protein MLLLLLSVVLIPAPGSGALGLNSTTGCEIIHPPRDGGIRYRGLTPDQVQTVHFLPFDYEIEYVCRPDREIVGPKVRKCLPNGTWTEMGHASRCLRTCPKIHLSLENGQAVPRGMERVPVEGTWVEYHCNPGFRLVGSARSNCTKVGRWSFPKPICEHEFGGSL